The Methanoplanus sp. FWC-SCC4 genome has a window encoding:
- a CDS encoding vWA domain-containing protein — protein MTGFDDPLWLAGLLLIPLLFVYHHHYKGIRQKSAIEFSRISYIKAAQEGTKKSRQEQILLALSLIAVAMIFIGLANPHIPLENTKKGANVIFALDISGSMLAGDYKPDRLGAAKDSVAMLIKNLEKEDYVGVVTFEGGASSAAYLSPDKERVLNKLESIRSKGGNTAIGDGLALAADMAVSIPGRKNVVILLSDGENNAGFISPEEALSFANERGVQVFTIGVGSEKPVIYDYDMFKNPLYAVLDENTLKNIADKTGGIYYKSVDESTLHEIYSNLNDEIERETEETGIAWLFFLLSGIMIISGFLIRYGKRGVI, from the coding sequence ATGACAGGATTTGACGACCCTTTATGGCTTGCAGGACTTTTGCTAATTCCTCTTTTGTTTGTCTACCACCACCACTACAAAGGCATAAGACAAAAATCCGCAATTGAGTTCTCAAGGATATCATACATTAAAGCCGCTCAGGAGGGCACAAAAAAATCCAGGCAGGAACAGATTCTCCTTGCATTATCCCTGATTGCAGTTGCCATGATATTTATTGGTCTTGCAAACCCGCATATTCCCCTTGAAAATACAAAAAAAGGTGCAAACGTGATTTTTGCTCTTGACATCTCGGGAAGTATGCTTGCAGGCGACTACAAACCCGACAGACTGGGAGCTGCAAAGGATTCAGTTGCAATGCTTATTAAAAATCTTGAAAAAGAGGATTATGTCGGGGTTGTAACATTTGAAGGCGGTGCATCCAGTGCCGCATATCTCTCACCGGATAAGGAAAGAGTGCTGAACAAACTTGAATCAATCAGATCAAAAGGCGGAAACACTGCAATCGGAGACGGTCTTGCACTTGCCGCCGACATGGCGGTTTCAATACCGGGGAGAAAAAATGTAGTGATACTTCTCTCGGACGGTGAGAACAATGCAGGCTTCATATCCCCTGAAGAGGCACTCTCATTTGCAAACGAAAGAGGGGTACAGGTATTTACAATAGGTGTAGGTTCTGAAAAACCGGTCATATATGATTACGACATGTTTAAAAATCCGCTGTACGCTGTTCTGGACGAAAACACACTAAAAAATATTGCGGATAAAACAGGCGGTATATATTACAAATCAGTGGATGAATCAACCCTGCATGAGATCTATTCAAACCTTAACGATGAAATAGAGAGAGAAACGGAAGAGACAGGCATCGCATGGTTATTCTTCCTCCTTTCAGGAATCATGATCATTTCAGGATTTTTAATCAGATACGGGAAAAGAGGTGTCATCTGA
- a CDS encoding formylmethanofuran dehydrogenase subunit B codes for MKKTNVICPFCGCLCDDLTVNIEDNKITGVDNGCALASSKFLNTERLEKPLIKRGGKLVETSYDEAIESSVEILSNAKRPLLFGWSGTQGEAQCKGVHICELLGGVIDNTSSVCHGPSILAIQEVGHPGCTLGQVKNRADLIIYWGCNPVDAHPRHMSRYTTYADGFFLDNAFRERKMIVVDVRKTESANVADEFVRIKPGGDYAVISALRAMIRGKSKSIPDSVAGVSKSQLERVVKMCKEAKFGAIFFGLGMTMSPNKYKNVRNAIELVDEMSRHTKFTITPMRGHWNVYGSNEVFTWMTGYPYGIDFSRGIAFYNPGETTAVDMLSRKECDALLVVASDPGAHFPKKCLEHMADIPVIQIDPHLNCTSHFADIQIPVAITGVETDGTAYRMDGIPLRTKKVIETERPTDTEVLEKMYKKILEAKGKCTHCW; via the coding sequence ATGAAAAAAACAAATGTAATCTGCCCTTTTTGCGGTTGTCTCTGTGATGACCTGACAGTAAATATTGAAGACAATAAAATAACCGGTGTTGATAACGGGTGTGCACTCGCAAGCTCCAAATTTTTAAACACTGAAAGGCTTGAAAAACCGTTAATTAAAAGAGGAGGAAAACTTGTCGAAACCAGCTATGATGAGGCGATCGAATCCTCCGTTGAAATATTAAGCAATGCAAAAAGACCTCTTCTTTTTGGATGGAGCGGAACACAGGGGGAAGCCCAGTGCAAAGGTGTCCATATATGTGAACTTCTCGGAGGCGTGATCGACAACACCTCTTCAGTCTGCCACGGCCCTTCCATCCTTGCCATACAGGAAGTAGGACACCCGGGATGCACACTGGGCCAGGTGAAAAACCGGGCTGATCTAATAATCTACTGGGGCTGTAATCCCGTAGATGCCCACCCCCGCCATATGAGCAGATACACAACCTATGCTGACGGCTTCTTCCTTGACAACGCTTTTCGTGAAAGGAAGATGATCGTTGTTGATGTCAGAAAAACGGAATCGGCAAATGTTGCCGATGAATTTGTCCGGATAAAACCCGGCGGCGACTATGCTGTAATCTCCGCTTTAAGGGCGATGATAAGGGGCAAGAGCAAATCGATTCCGGACTCGGTTGCAGGCGTTTCAAAAAGCCAGCTTGAAAGGGTTGTGAAAATGTGCAAAGAGGCAAAATTCGGAGCAATTTTCTTTGGTCTCGGGATGACGATGAGCCCGAACAAATACAAAAATGTAAGGAATGCGATTGAACTTGTCGATGAAATGAGCCGGCACACCAAATTCACAATCACACCAATGAGGGGACACTGGAACGTCTACGGCTCAAATGAAGTATTTACGTGGATGACAGGATATCCTTACGGAATAGACTTCAGCAGAGGGATAGCGTTTTACAATCCGGGTGAGACAACGGCGGTTGACATGCTCTCCAGAAAGGAATGCGACGCACTCTTAGTAGTCGCAAGCGATCCGGGAGCACATTTCCCGAAGAAATGCCTGGAACACATGGCAGACATCCCTGTAATACAGATAGACCCGCATTTAAACTGCACCTCGCATTTTGCCGACATACAAATTCCGGTTGCAATTACAGGTGTGGAAACAGACGGAACTGCTTATAGAATGGACGGAATTCCGCTGAGAACAAAAAAGGTGATAGAAACCGAACGTCCGACCGATACGGAGGTTCTTGAGAAAATGTACAAGAAAATTCTGGAGGCAAAAGGAAAATGCACTCACTGCTGGTAA
- a CDS encoding molybdopterin dinucleotide binding domain-containing protein, which translates to MKYHMITGRTIKQGENVEHKLSQKYIEETSSCHMNPLDLMNLGIFEGEKVKLKSSCGEVVLKCVEDQGLKKGTIFIPHGPYCNSIIPGNTHGTGMPDFKSTMVEIEPTDEEILSIGRLLSGSGGIEI; encoded by the coding sequence ATGAAATATCATATGATAACCGGAAGGACAATAAAACAGGGGGAAAATGTTGAACATAAACTATCTCAGAAATACATTGAAGAAACATCAAGCTGTCATATGAACCCTCTCGACCTGATGAACCTCGGTATCTTTGAAGGCGAAAAGGTCAAATTAAAAAGCAGCTGTGGTGAGGTTGTCTTAAAATGCGTTGAAGACCAGGGGTTAAAAAAGGGAACAATATTCATACCTCACGGCCCCTACTGCAACAGTATAATCCCCGGGAATACACACGGTACCGGAATGCCCGACTTTAAATCGACAATGGTTGAAATAGAGCCGACAGATGAAGAGATACTCTCTATTGGCAGGCTTTTGTCAGGTTCCGGGGGAATTGAAATATGA
- a CDS encoding molybdopterin molybdotransferase MoeA, which yields MSFFLKLISVSEAKAKIREIAGETYPQKVTLSEAYDRVLASDVLSDADVPGFSRSIVDGYAVVSKDTTGAGESIPTMLEYLGRVEMGTPAQIKLTPGTCAYVPTGGNVPDGADAVAMVEYSEALGDEVLIFRPMSNGENIVFADEDFAKGSPVMKKGTTLKPQECGVLASLGKEEVEVFKKPVIGIISTGNELVPVSKEPGFGKVRDVNTYLCSGFVKRCGCIPKIYGVIPDERDELREAIRLATEECDAVLISGGSSKDERDNTSSIIKELGEVLIHGIAISPGKPTIIGTATGKPVIGLPGHPASAYIVLYVLVSELLYKMQMKAVTNNTITTTLLENIPSAQGREDYVRVKLSDDGAKPLYAKSGLLNTLIKSDGMVKIPSGSEGLEAGSLVEVILW from the coding sequence ATGAGCTTCTTTCTGAAATTAATATCAGTATCCGAAGCAAAAGCAAAAATAAGGGAGATTGCAGGAGAGACATATCCTCAAAAAGTAACGCTCAGCGAAGCGTATGACAGGGTTTTAGCCTCCGATGTCTTATCGGATGCTGATGTTCCGGGATTTTCAAGATCAATTGTCGACGGCTATGCAGTAGTCTCAAAGGATACAACAGGAGCGGGAGAATCAATCCCGACAATGCTTGAATATCTGGGCAGGGTTGAGATGGGAACGCCGGCACAGATAAAACTCACTCCCGGCACATGTGCATATGTCCCTACCGGCGGAAACGTTCCTGACGGTGCAGATGCTGTTGCAATGGTTGAATACTCTGAAGCACTCGGAGACGAGGTCTTAATCTTTCGGCCGATGTCAAACGGTGAAAACATTGTCTTTGCAGACGAGGACTTTGCAAAGGGATCGCCTGTTATGAAAAAGGGCACTACCTTAAAACCGCAGGAATGCGGGGTGCTTGCAAGCCTTGGAAAAGAGGAGGTTGAGGTTTTTAAAAAACCGGTCATAGGCATAATTTCAACAGGAAACGAGCTCGTGCCTGTTTCAAAAGAACCGGGATTCGGGAAGGTCAGGGATGTCAATACATACCTGTGCTCCGGTTTTGTAAAACGCTGCGGATGCATCCCGAAAATTTACGGAGTAATACCTGATGAGAGGGATGAACTCCGTGAAGCCATCAGACTCGCAACAGAAGAATGCGATGCGGTTTTGATCTCCGGCGGCAGTTCAAAGGACGAAAGGGACAACACATCGTCAATTATTAAAGAGCTTGGCGAGGTGCTCATACACGGAATAGCAATATCGCCGGGAAAACCGACCATAATTGGAACAGCAACCGGTAAACCCGTTATAGGACTTCCCGGACACCCGGCATCCGCATATATAGTACTCTATGTGCTTGTCTCAGAGCTTTTATACAAAATGCAGATGAAGGCAGTCACAAACAATACAATAACAACCACACTTCTGGAAAACATACCTTCTGCACAGGGAAGGGAAGACTATGTCAGGGTAAAACTCTCTGATGACGGTGCAAAACCCCTTTATGCAAAATCCGGTCTTTTAAACACACTCATCAAAAGTGACGGCATGGTCAAAATCCCCTCAGGCTCAGAAGGTCTTGAAGCCGGAAGTTTAGTGGAGGTGATCCTCTGGTAA
- a CDS encoding formylmethanofuran dehydrogenase subunit A, giving the protein MHSLLVKNAYVIDPLNNIRGEIMDIAIKDGKIVESVKDSAEVIDAKGQLTLPGGVDSHSHICGTKVNFGRYMSPEDMRAGRGRAQPYMYPVSGYSVPTVYANTYRYSKMGYTTVLEGAMAPLEARHTHEEFSYNTLQDTLANTLFDGNWSVMEAVAEGDLKKVAAIVGWTLAAVKGFGVKITNPGGTEMWGWGKDIGCIHKKVDYFGVTPAEILDYLIRANEMLNLPHSAHLHTNNLGKPGNYKCTLETMQRAPDLNDKRQTLYMTHVQFHSYGGSKWADFCSKADDVSWMLNRKPNIAIDMGQVMFGKTTTMTADGPMEFNLYRLHHNKWSNHDVELETASGIIPVHYSRKNLVNSIMWAIGLELALMTKNPWQCMLATDNPNGAPFVKYPEVIALLMSQKYREEQLKTVNPDTEKRVFLPSLDRELDINEIAIMTRAAQAKALGIVDIGKGHLGVGADADVAVYPIKMDDIDPSKDYQKIIDGFSQTDYTIKRGRAVSKKGDCLVLGDNATIWVKPKISEKNDISKDPEFMKKFERYYTVSLDNYPVQEEYLHRNICIETETGI; this is encoded by the coding sequence ATGCACTCACTGCTGGTAAAAAACGCATATGTCATTGATCCACTGAACAACATCAGAGGAGAGATAATGGATATTGCGATCAAAGACGGAAAAATTGTAGAGTCCGTAAAAGATTCAGCAGAAGTTATCGATGCAAAAGGTCAGCTGACACTCCCGGGAGGCGTGGACTCCCACTCACACATATGCGGAACAAAGGTTAATTTCGGCAGGTACATGAGTCCGGAAGATATGCGGGCAGGAAGAGGCCGTGCACAGCCTTACATGTACCCGGTCTCCGGATACAGTGTTCCAACCGTTTATGCAAACACCTACCGATACAGCAAGATGGGCTACACAACAGTGCTTGAGGGGGCAATGGCACCCCTTGAAGCCCGGCACACACATGAGGAATTTTCCTACAACACCCTTCAGGATACTCTCGCAAACACCCTTTTTGACGGCAACTGGTCTGTAATGGAAGCCGTTGCGGAAGGCGACCTCAAAAAAGTGGCCGCAATCGTCGGCTGGACTCTTGCAGCTGTAAAGGGATTCGGAGTTAAAATCACAAACCCCGGCGGCACCGAGATGTGGGGATGGGGAAAGGACATCGGGTGCATTCACAAAAAAGTGGACTATTTCGGCGTAACCCCTGCTGAAATTCTGGATTACCTTATAAGAGCCAACGAGATGCTTAATCTGCCTCATTCGGCCCATCTTCACACAAACAATCTTGGAAAACCGGGAAACTACAAATGCACGCTTGAAACAATGCAGAGGGCTCCCGACCTGAACGACAAAAGACAGACACTCTACATGACCCATGTTCAGTTTCATTCATACGGCGGTTCAAAATGGGCCGATTTCTGTTCCAAAGCTGATGATGTATCATGGATGCTGAACAGAAAACCCAATATTGCAATAGACATGGGTCAGGTGATGTTTGGCAAAACAACAACAATGACGGCAGACGGACCTATGGAATTCAACCTCTACCGTCTTCACCACAACAAGTGGAGCAACCACGACGTGGAGCTTGAAACAGCATCAGGCATCATTCCGGTTCATTACTCACGTAAAAATCTCGTTAATTCAATAATGTGGGCAATAGGCCTTGAACTTGCACTGATGACCAAAAACCCCTGGCAGTGCATGCTTGCAACAGACAACCCTAACGGTGCACCTTTTGTCAAATATCCTGAGGTAATCGCCCTTTTGATGAGTCAAAAATACAGAGAGGAGCAACTAAAAACAGTAAACCCCGACACAGAAAAAAGGGTTTTCCTGCCATCATTAGACAGGGAGCTTGACATAAACGAGATTGCAATAATGACAAGGGCTGCACAGGCAAAGGCGCTTGGAATCGTGGATATAGGAAAAGGTCATCTCGGAGTCGGTGCGGATGCGGATGTTGCAGTATATCCGATAAAAATGGACGATATTGATCCCTCAAAGGATTACCAGAAGATTATCGACGGATTCTCCCAGACTGATTACACCATTAAAAGAGGTCGTGCTGTCTCGAAAAAAGGCGACTGCCTTGTTCTCGGTGACAATGCAACCATATGGGTGAAGCCGAAGATTTCAGAGAAGAATGATATCTCAAAAGATCCCGAATTTATGAAGAAATTTGAAAGATATTACACGGTATCACTTGACAACTATCCGGTGCAGGAAGAATATCTTCACAGAAATATCTGCATAGAAACGGAGACGGGAATATGA
- a CDS encoding molybdopterin biosynthesis protein has product MVKRYLDMITLRDTLDLIKKSFDFQPSSEKVGLEKAVGRISAKAVFSKYSVPMIHLSAMDGIAVRSEDTQGASQSNPVKIKDYKRVNTGNVIPPGYDSVIMIEDTWEDKDCFIIRKSSHPWQHIRPVGEDIGESEMIIPKYHLIRPNDIGALASYGVTEIEAISLSAGIIPTGSELVPFGEEIKPGRVIESNTLMAGAILESAGVAYKRYPIVIDEPDLIREQVKKGISENDFLLISAGSSAGTKDHTASIIAELGEVLVHGVAIKPGKPVIIGKIDGKPVIGLPGYPLASYTIMREIVCPVLEMFGFKVPYKHKITAEISNSLQSPIGTDEFVLMSVGRVDDRYVAVPQSRGAGVQMSAVRSNAFMKIPGDMEGISAGNQVEATLSVTPEQAEEAFLIIGSHDPCLDFLADIASAKGVDVHSNHVGSMGGIMALKKNNCHVAPVHLLADNGEYNIPYIRKFLNGKEIYLLCVAEREQGIVSETGISFDEIKDHTYINRQRGSGTRMLLDYLLKEKGISYSEIKGYEREVTTHLDVALAVRNGEAECGMCIYSAAKTLGLKFEPVIKERYELAFSKEMLKDPRMDAITECINSQEFKNSLLKLGGYDTKNTGEIRKA; this is encoded by the coding sequence CTGGTAAAAAGATACCTCGACATGATTACACTCAGGGATACGCTTGATTTAATCAAAAAAAGCTTTGATTTTCAGCCATCATCAGAAAAGGTAGGGCTTGAAAAGGCAGTTGGAAGAATCAGTGCAAAGGCGGTTTTTTCAAAATACTCGGTTCCGATGATACATCTCTCGGCAATGGACGGAATCGCAGTAAGAAGTGAGGACACACAAGGTGCAAGCCAGTCAAATCCGGTGAAGATTAAAGACTACAAAAGAGTCAACACCGGAAACGTCATCCCGCCCGGATATGACAGCGTCATAATGATTGAGGATACATGGGAAGACAAAGACTGCTTTATCATCAGAAAGTCTTCACACCCCTGGCAGCACATAAGGCCAGTCGGAGAAGATATCGGCGAATCAGAGATGATAATTCCGAAATATCATCTGATAAGGCCAAATGACATAGGAGCACTCGCAAGCTACGGGGTAACCGAAATAGAGGCAATATCACTTTCCGCCGGAATCATTCCGACAGGTTCCGAACTTGTGCCTTTCGGAGAAGAGATCAAACCAGGAAGAGTAATCGAAAGCAACACCTTAATGGCAGGTGCAATTCTTGAGAGTGCCGGAGTCGCCTACAAAAGGTATCCGATAGTAATTGATGAGCCTGATCTGATAAGGGAACAGGTTAAAAAGGGAATTTCTGAGAATGACTTTCTGCTAATATCAGCCGGATCATCAGCCGGGACAAAGGATCATACCGCATCGATTATCGCAGAACTCGGCGAGGTTCTCGTTCACGGTGTCGCAATCAAACCGGGAAAACCTGTAATCATCGGTAAGATTGACGGCAAACCTGTCATCGGACTCCCGGGGTACCCTCTCGCGTCATATACTATAATGAGAGAGATCGTATGCCCCGTTCTTGAGATGTTCGGATTTAAGGTTCCTTACAAACACAAAATAACAGCGGAAATTTCAAACTCCCTTCAGTCACCGATTGGAACAGATGAATTTGTGCTGATGTCGGTTGGAAGAGTGGATGACCGGTATGTTGCAGTCCCGCAGTCAAGGGGGGCTGGTGTTCAGATGAGTGCAGTCAGATCCAATGCTTTCATGAAAATCCCCGGAGACATGGAGGGAATCTCAGCAGGAAACCAGGTTGAGGCAACCCTTTCTGTCACTCCGGAACAGGCAGAAGAAGCATTTCTGATTATCGGAAGTCACGATCCATGCCTGGACTTTCTCGCAGACATTGCATCGGCAAAAGGAGTTGATGTTCACTCAAACCACGTAGGCAGCATGGGCGGAATCATGGCATTAAAGAAGAACAACTGCCATGTGGCACCTGTTCACCTCCTTGCAGATAACGGCGAGTACAACATACCCTACATCAGGAAATTCCTGAACGGAAAAGAGATATACCTTCTCTGTGTCGCTGAAAGAGAGCAGGGAATCGTTTCTGAGACAGGCATTTCATTTGATGAGATTAAGGATCATACATACATTAACCGCCAGAGAGGTTCCGGGACGAGAATGCTTCTGGACTATCTTTTAAAAGAGAAGGGGATCAGCTATTCAGAGATCAAAGGGTACGAAAGAGAGGTTACCACCCATCTTGACGTTGCACTTGCAGTCAGAAACGGCGAGGCCGAATGTGGAATGTGTATTTACAGTGCCGCAAAAACCCTCGGACTTAAATTTGAGCCTGTAATTAAAGAAAGGTATGAACTTGCATTTTCAAAGGAAATGCTAAAAGATCCAAGGATGGATGCAATAACAGAATGCATAAACTCCCAGGAGTTTAAAAACTCACTTTTAAAACTCGGCGGATACGACACCAAAAACACCGGTGAAATCAGGAAAGCCTGA
- a CDS encoding formylmethanofuran dehydrogenase subunit C, which translates to MKITLAIKKRDNPYIPIEAEAITTKTFLEKKPEDISVWYGNSEQKLTEIFDVRVEGDAKSEDEVTIIMSGNCSAVKRVGEYMNGGIIEIEGNIGHHCGNFMSGGLIEIRGNAESWLGREMRGGKIICHGDAQNYCGSGYRGEKKGMTGGTIEVMGSAGDFTAETLAGGEVIIRGNTGNLAGAEMIDGTLKIYGDAHLPCANMKGGTCHVYGTAYNVLPTFEYKGLIKAGDQASQMHMFNGDIANRNAKGTLYAAKYEFFK; encoded by the coding sequence ATGAAAATAACACTTGCAATAAAAAAGAGGGATAATCCCTACATTCCAATTGAGGCAGAGGCCATAACCACCAAAACATTCCTTGAAAAAAAGCCGGAGGATATCAGTGTATGGTATGGAAACAGCGAGCAGAAATTAACCGAAATCTTTGATGTAAGGGTGGAAGGGGATGCAAAATCAGAAGATGAGGTTACAATAATTATGTCCGGCAACTGCTCTGCTGTAAAACGTGTCGGAGAGTACATGAACGGCGGGATTATTGAGATTGAAGGCAACATAGGCCATCATTGTGGCAATTTCATGAGCGGCGGACTCATTGAAATCAGGGGTAATGCCGAATCATGGCTTGGAAGAGAGATGAGAGGAGGGAAAATAATCTGCCACGGAGATGCCCAAAACTACTGCGGTTCGGGATACCGCGGTGAGAAAAAAGGGATGACAGGCGGAACAATTGAAGTTATGGGTTCTGCCGGGGATTTTACCGCAGAGACACTTGCAGGCGGAGAGGTCATAATCAGAGGAAACACGGGAAATCTGGCGGGAGCAGAGATGATTGACGGCACCCTTAAGATCTACGGGGATGCTCATCTTCCCTGTGCAAACATGAAAGGAGGGACATGCCATGTCTATGGTACTGCATATAACGTACTTCCTACTTTTGAATACAAGGGACTTATAAAAGCCGGTGACCAGGCATCACAAATGCATATGTTTAATGGCGACATTGCAAACAGAAATGCCAAAGGCACTCTTTATGCGGCAAAATACGAATTTTTCAAATAA
- a CDS encoding PH domain-containing protein produces MKNFEINKDFKPDPRFKTYNLIATILAVTGLVWLSVGWAAFLIMDIGLELVIVYLAIITIIPLIIIPIWNVLYYRSIVYHLNPTEMTWKHGVWFRKTGIVPYNRITNVDIVQGPVMRMFKISTLRIQTAGYSGQNTAEIRIQGIEDAEPLREMIMDFVRNKPPVASATGGEDDTSTGRSPENNEIISELKEIKEILREISMKRQ; encoded by the coding sequence ATGAAAAATTTTGAAATTAACAAGGATTTCAAGCCTGATCCAAGATTTAAAACATACAACCTGATAGCCACCATCCTGGCTGTGACCGGTCTGGTATGGCTTTCAGTCGGCTGGGCCGCATTTTTGATAATGGACATCGGTCTCGAATTGGTAATTGTATATTTAGCCATAATCACCATTATACCGCTTATAATAATCCCAATATGGAATGTTCTGTACTACAGATCGATAGTCTACCACCTCAACCCGACAGAAATGACATGGAAACACGGGGTCTGGTTCAGGAAGACAGGCATCGTCCCGTATAACAGGATCACGAATGTCGATATTGTACAGGGTCCTGTTATGAGAATGTTCAAAATATCAACGCTTCGTATCCAGACAGCAGGTTATTCTGGCCAGAACACAGCTGAAATCAGGATTCAGGGCATTGAAGACGCCGAACCTCTTCGCGAAATGATAATGGATTTTGTCAGAAACAAACCACCTGTCGCATCTGCAACAGGAGGGGAAGACGATACCTCCACAGGCAGATCACCGGAAAATAACGAAATAATTTCTGAACTCAAAGAAATAAAAGAAATATTAAGGGAAATTTCAATGAAGCGTCAATAA
- a CDS encoding agmatine deiminase family protein, translating into MAVLIMAVLLMLPIQGVSAETAPDSGDAGMEAQIDSNSGWRFPGEFEEQDAVWVGWLSKEYLKGYYTDDVFVQIVRELYPNVAVVICVPDEAQEDHVRQVLAKNTIPMDNISFYRQQFTMLYWRDFGPIFVVNGQGDKRINDFGFNCWGYFSESDTQSRLMEKIDRDVAKYLGLESVMTRIVSEGGDREFNGKGTLLVTEACEFQRNPNLAREVFEEEFERLFGVTNVIWLKHGAVEDDPYDTTALPGPGGEGIAYRSASANNHMDEYCRFVSPDTILLAEVTEEEAKKGPVESENRRRMEENYEILKNSVDQDGKPFNIVRIPVPDMIYFEAHPDEEAYNNLMQAYNSRDGTAFPIGEPVTIVPAQSYCNFLITNDLVLGQKYYMEGMGMPESLKEKDQKAQEVLESLFPDRKVVMINTIPINFGGGGIHCSTQQEPKA; encoded by the coding sequence ATGGCGGTATTAATTATGGCCGTACTTCTTATGCTGCCGATACAGGGTGTATCGGCTGAAACAGCTCCTGACTCCGGAGACGCGGGGATGGAAGCACAGATTGACAGTAATTCAGGATGGCGTTTTCCCGGAGAGTTTGAAGAGCAGGATGCTGTCTGGGTTGGCTGGCTTTCAAAAGAATACCTAAAAGGGTACTATACAGATGATGTGTTTGTTCAGATCGTAAGGGAATTGTATCCCAATGTTGCGGTTGTGATCTGTGTTCCTGATGAGGCACAGGAAGATCACGTCAGGCAGGTTCTGGCCAAAAACACCATACCAATGGACAATATCTCATTTTACAGGCAGCAGTTTACAATGCTCTACTGGAGGGATTTCGGGCCTATCTTTGTTGTAAACGGACAGGGTGATAAAAGAATCAATGACTTTGGATTTAACTGCTGGGGATACTTTTCGGAGTCTGATACGCAGTCAAGACTGATGGAGAAAATTGACAGGGATGTTGCAAAATACCTTGGCCTTGAGAGTGTTATGACGAGAATTGTCAGTGAAGGCGGTGACCGTGAATTTAATGGCAAAGGAACTCTTCTTGTAACAGAAGCCTGTGAATTCCAGAGAAACCCGAACCTTGCACGTGAGGTTTTCGAGGAGGAGTTTGAACGCCTTTTTGGAGTAACAAATGTAATCTGGTTAAAACACGGTGCTGTTGAGGATGATCCCTATGATACAACGGCACTACCCGGGCCCGGAGGAGAAGGAATCGCATACAGAAGTGCTTCTGCAAACAACCATATGGATGAATACTGCCGGTTTGTTTCTCCTGATACAATCCTGCTTGCCGAAGTAACTGAGGAGGAAGCAAAAAAAGGACCGGTTGAGTCTGAGAACCGCAGAAGGATGGAGGAAAATTATGAAATTCTTAAGAATTCTGTTGATCAGGATGGAAAGCCCTTTAATATAGTCCGTATTCCTGTTCCGGACATGATCTACTTTGAGGCACATCCGGATGAAGAGGCATACAATAATCTGATGCAGGCTTATAATTCAAGGGACGGAACAGCTTTTCCAATAGGAGAGCCCGTAACGATTGTTCCTGCACAGAGTTACTGCAATTTCCTGATAACAAATGATCTTGTTCTCGGACAGAAATACTATATGGAAGGCATGGGAATGCCTGAGTCCTTAAAAGAAAAGGATCAAAAGGCCCAGGAGGTTCTTGAGTCACTGTTCCCGGACAGAAAAGTTGTAATGATAAACACAATCCCGATTAATTTCGGCGGCGGAGGCATTCACTGCTCAACTCAGCAGGAACCAAAGGCCTGA